A stretch of Actinomycetota bacterium DNA encodes these proteins:
- a CDS encoding CaiB/BaiF CoA-transferase family protein produces the protein MDRQPLEHVRVVDLTRLLPGAFCTLMLADLGADVLKIEEVGRGDYIRSFPPMKGGFSAGHLALNRGKRSMTLNLKNPAGAEILRRLAASADVVVESFRPGVMDRLGAGYETLRSINPRLVYCAITGFGQDGPYRRRAGHDINYLGLAGVLSITGGRDGPPIIPGVQIADIGGGGLMAAVGILAALAVRDRTDQGRLVDISMFDGVLSWVSAYAAEYFISGVVPKRGEMMLNGGLACYRPYRCSDGKYVSLGALEPQFWAAFCNAIGLPELIDRHFAPLDEQERMAAQIEEVIQTRPRDDWVRQLSDLDTCVAAVNDIAEVLSDPHVVARANVGVQPTPEGPIRAVRGPIRLGESPREFPSAPELGQHTLEVLEDLGYSVEEVAGLRSAGAV, from the coding sequence ATGGACCGCCAGCCGCTCGAGCATGTGCGCGTCGTGGACCTGACCCGCCTTCTCCCCGGGGCCTTCTGCACATTAATGCTGGCCGATCTCGGCGCGGACGTCCTGAAAATCGAAGAGGTTGGGCGAGGCGATTACATCCGCTCCTTCCCACCGATGAAGGGGGGGTTCAGCGCCGGCCATCTTGCCCTCAACCGCGGCAAGCGATCGATGACTCTCAACCTGAAGAACCCCGCCGGCGCTGAGATCCTTAGGCGGCTCGCGGCGTCGGCCGACGTAGTCGTCGAGTCGTTCCGTCCTGGCGTGATGGACCGGTTGGGCGCGGGATACGAGACGCTTCGCTCGATCAATCCTCGCTTGGTGTACTGCGCGATCACCGGGTTCGGGCAAGACGGCCCCTACCGACGGCGTGCCGGTCACGACATCAACTATCTCGGCCTCGCCGGCGTCCTCAGTATCACGGGGGGCCGGGATGGGCCCCCGATCATTCCGGGCGTTCAGATCGCAGACATCGGGGGTGGCGGGCTCATGGCTGCAGTGGGCATCCTCGCCGCGCTCGCGGTCCGGGATCGGACCGATCAAGGTCGCCTGGTCGACATCTCCATGTTCGATGGTGTGCTCAGTTGGGTCTCCGCCTACGCGGCGGAATACTTCATCAGCGGCGTTGTCCCCAAGCGCGGCGAAATGATGCTAAACGGCGGCCTGGCCTGCTACCGGCCGTACCGATGCTCGGACGGAAAATACGTCTCGCTCGGCGCACTCGAACCCCAGTTCTGGGCCGCGTTCTGCAATGCTATTGGGCTCCCAGAACTCATCGATCGTCACTTCGCGCCACTCGACGAGCAGGAGCGCATGGCCGCGCAGATCGAGGAGGTCATCCAGACGCGTCCCCGCGATGACTGGGTGCGGCAGCTATCGGATCTGGACACCTGCGTCGCCGCAGTCAACGACATTGCCGAGGTGCTTTCTGACCCTCATGTGGTTGCGCGCGCCAACGTGGGCGTACAGCCCACGCCCGAAGGGCCTATCCGTGCCGTCCGCGGTCCCATTCGGCTGGGCGAGTCTCCCCGCGAATTCCCATCGGCTCCCGAACTCGGTCAGCACACGCTTGAGGTGCTCGAGGACTTGGGTTATTCGGTAGAGGAGGTCGCCGGACTGCGATCGGCAGGGGCGGTCTGA
- a CDS encoding AMP-binding protein — protein MDVIHSLTLGDVLREHGRTRHSENALVCGEVRLTFAALNERVNRLANGLRGCGVGEGARVLWLGQNCHRALECLLAAAKLGAVFCPVNWRQSSEEIAFVIADAEPAVVIWQEDEIGATILRARELAGSSAVWLQHDSTGPGSYEEFLSVEAGDPPARVDSGLPLLQMYTAAFDGRPNGALLSHTAILVQDLILALIEDLSSETVYLASGPLFHIWTFVHATATFHLGGTIVVARRVDAPELCRLIDKERCTAGFIMEPSRSQMVEANREGTYDLTSFRSLPGSAEWNAMVTMDTSPWATRPGLYGQTEVAALVTTSALGGILLGRHGRTSPMGLMRIVGDDGQEVPDGQVGELVCRGPTVMLGYHNRPELNAQRQLDGWHHTNDLGRREADGSITFIGPKTTMIKSAAENIYPAEVEACILLHPAVREVCIIGVPDPKWTQSVKALIALRDGHSATADEIIDHCRTRIASYKKPRIVEFVTSLPRTPDGGVDRVGVDAAYGGGGYPGADAPPRS, from the coding sequence ATGGACGTCATTCATTCCCTGACGCTCGGGGATGTGCTCCGTGAGCACGGGAGGACGCGGCACTCCGAAAACGCGCTCGTCTGTGGCGAGGTCCGGCTAACTTTCGCGGCGCTGAACGAGCGGGTTAATCGCCTCGCGAACGGCCTCCGGGGATGCGGCGTCGGCGAAGGCGCCCGCGTGCTCTGGCTCGGGCAAAACTGCCATCGCGCCCTCGAGTGTCTCCTCGCCGCCGCGAAGCTCGGCGCCGTCTTCTGTCCCGTCAACTGGCGGCAGAGCTCCGAGGAGATCGCGTTCGTCATCGCCGACGCCGAACCAGCCGTCGTAATTTGGCAGGAGGACGAGATCGGTGCGACGATTCTTCGGGCACGTGAGCTGGCAGGCTCGAGTGCGGTTTGGCTGCAGCACGACAGCACCGGGCCGGGCAGCTACGAGGAGTTCCTCTCTGTGGAGGCGGGCGATCCGCCCGCCCGCGTCGATTCAGGGCTTCCCCTCTTGCAGATGTACACCGCAGCGTTCGACGGCCGGCCGAACGGCGCCCTCCTTAGCCATACCGCGATTCTGGTTCAGGACCTGATCCTGGCGCTGATCGAGGACCTTTCGAGCGAAACCGTCTACCTCGCCTCGGGCCCCCTCTTCCACATCTGGACATTTGTCCACGCCACGGCGACGTTCCACCTTGGCGGCACGATCGTCGTCGCACGTCGCGTGGACGCGCCGGAGCTCTGCAGGCTGATCGACAAAGAGCGGTGCACTGCCGGATTCATCATGGAACCGAGTCGTAGCCAGATGGTCGAGGCGAATCGCGAGGGGACGTACGATCTCACCAGCTTCCGGAGCCTCCCCGGCTCTGCGGAGTGGAACGCGATGGTCACGATGGACACCAGCCCGTGGGCGACCAGACCCGGGCTCTACGGGCAGACGGAGGTCGCGGCCCTGGTCACGACCAGCGCCCTCGGCGGGATCCTGCTCGGTCGTCACGGCCGGACCTCGCCGATGGGGCTTATGCGAATCGTCGGCGACGACGGCCAGGAGGTCCCCGACGGCCAGGTCGGCGAGCTCGTGTGCCGCGGTCCGACCGTTATGCTCGGCTACCACAACCGCCCCGAGCTCAATGCGCAGCGCCAGCTCGACGGCTGGCATCACACCAACGACCTTGGGCGTCGCGAAGCCGACGGGTCGATCACCTTCATCGGGCCGAAGACGACGATGATCAAGTCGGCGGCCGAGAACATCTATCCGGCCGAGGTCGAGGCCTGCATCCTTCTGCATCCTGCCGTGAGAGAGGTCTGCATCATCGGCGTTCCCGATCCGAAGTGGACGCAGAGCGTGAAGGCGCTGATCGCCCTGCGGGATGGGCACTCGGCGACGGCGGACGAGATCATCGATCACTGCCGGACGCGAATCGCCTCCTACAAAAAGCCGAGGATCGTGGAGTTCGTGACCTCACTCCCGCGAACGCCTGACGGGGGCGTCGACCGGGTCGGCGTCGACGCCGCATACGGCGGCGGCGGGTACCCGGGCGCGGACGC